The genomic window TATCTTTAAATTCCGTATAATAAATCAATTGACCTTTTTTTTCTAAGTATTTTATAAGCTCTCTTAATGCTTCCCTAACTCCATCTAGTTCAAATATATCTGCACTTTCCCAAAAGCTTTCTGACATAACTTTTTCAATAACATACTTTTGCTGTTGAATTTGAGGTATTGTTCCAAGCTTTGATAGCTGCTCTGCTGTATCTATAACTGATTTAATTCCTCTTGTGGCATTAGTTCCTTTAAGATATGCAAATTGGATATTGTACATTACTAAATCAAATCTCTTAGCTAACTCATCATCATTTAAAGGAGTAATTAACATTGAAACATGCTCCTTTAAATTATTAACTGAAACAGCTCCTAAAGCTTCCCACTCTTTTTCATTTTTAAACTTTTGAACATAGTTTAAATTCATTCTAACTAAGAAATTATCTTCATTTAACCCTTTAATACTATTTAATAACTCATCTACTAATTCTTTTCTTAAATCTATGTATTCACTATCAGAATACTTTAAGTCTTGAAGTTCTTTAATTATTTCAACCTTAATATTAAATAATTTTTCTGTAATTGTTTCTACTTTTCCCCCTTCATATCCCTTTGGATTTACTCTAAAGAATTCAAAGTTATTACAGAAATCTAAAATTAAGAATTTTTCTTTATCTTTATCTAAACCTAATAAATCTTTACATAACCTTGTTCCTCTACCTATCATTTGCCAGAACTTAGTTTTACTTCTTACCTTTTTAAAGAAAACAAGATTTAAAATTTCAGGTATATCTATACCTGTATCTAACATATCTACACTAACAGCTATTTGTGGAAGTTTATTTTTATCTGAAAAATCATCAATTAAAGTTTCTACATAGTTTGTACTATAGTCTATTACTTTAGCAAAATTACCACCATATTCTTTATATATAGTATTAAACCTATCTACGATTGCCTTAGCGTGTCTACTATTTTTAGCAAAGATTATTGTCTTTCCAAGCTTTTCTCCACCTTCAATACGTAAACCTTCTGTCATAAGTTTATTTAAAACTAAATCAATAGTATCAGCATTAAATAACCATTCGTTAACTGCTGTATTTCCTATTTCTTTATCAACATTTTCATCATCTTCAAAGGTAGCTTCAAACTCTTCTTTTTCCTCTTGTGAAAGGTCATCATACTTAATTCCATCTTCCATAATTTTTGACTTAACTTCTATTGTAGAATAATCCACAAGAAACCTATCTTCTACAGCTTTATCATATTCATATGCATAAGTTGGTACTCCATTTTCAAGATCAAAAACAGTATATGTATTTTTGTCTATTTCGTCCTTTGGTGTAGCTGTAAGTCCTATTAAGTATGAATCATAGTAATCAAAAATTGCTTTAAACTTTTTATAAATTGATCTATGACTTTCATCTACAATAATTAAATCAAAATGTCCTGGAGTAAATAATCTTTTGCCATCTTTTGATTTAGTTTCATCTATTGCATTCATCATAGTTGGATAAGTTGAAAATATCATTCTTGCTTCTTCTGGGTTATCCCTATTATCAAGAAGATTACATAATGGTAAATTAGGTAAAAGCTTTGAAAAGTTATTTTTTGCTTGTCTTACAAGTGCTTTTCTATCTGCTAAAAATAATATGTTTTTAATCCAATTATGTCTTGAAAGTACATCAACTAATGAAATTGCAGTTCTTGTCTTTCCTGTTCCTGTAGCACATACTAAAAGCATTTTTCTTTCTCTTCTTTCTAGTGCTTCACATACATTTACTATTGCTTCTTTTTGATAATATCTATTTGATATTTCATCTTTTATATCTATTTTACTTAATGAAATCTTACTTTTTCTCCTATCAACAAGTAATTGAAGTTCTGATTTCTTGTAAAATCCATATATTCTTCTTTCTGAATACTCATTGTAATCATCCCATATATATGTTTCAAAACCATTTGTAAAGAATATAACTGGTCTTTGTCCATATTGATGTTCTAAACAATCAGCATATAATTTTGCTTGTTGTTGTCCAACCTTTGGATCTTTAGAAGTTCTCTTTGCTTCTACTACTGCTAAAGGTTTGCCATTATCTCCACAAAGAACATAATCAACATAGCCTACACCTTCATTATTAGGCATACCTATAACTTTAACTTCTTCATCTACATCTGAACCTATATTCCAGCCTGCAAGTTTTAATTCAACATCTATATATTTCTTTCTTGTTTCAAATTCACTTATTTCATCTATATTAAAATCATAATTTTCTTTGCTTGATTTTCTTTTCTCTGTTAATTCTTTTATTAAGTCTTTATTATGCTTTCTTATTTCTTCTATCTTTTTATCTTTTGAGCTAAGCTTTTCATATAAATTCTTTAACTCCTCTGGTCTAACTCTCTTTTCGTCACCTTCAAGTAAAACATCCTCGTCAAACTCTTCTGCTGTGTAATCATCTGCATAACAGTAATCAATCCAGCTTATAAACTTATGTAAATTGTTTAATGATAAAATGGCTTCCCCTCTGCTAATACTAGCATTAGTGTGAACTGCAACATTTCCAAGTTTAATAACATATTTTATTATAGGTAACATTTCATAATCTATAAGCTCAATAAAACTATTATTATGAATTAATGAGCTTATATTATCTTGATATGGTAATACCAAATCTGAATCAAAGCTATATACCCATTTAACAGCTAATTCTAAAGCTCTCCTTGATAAAATTGCAGTTGTAGCTGGACTAACTAATATACTTTTTTCTGCTTCTAAACAAGGATTAGTAAAACTTTCAAAATTCTTTTTTCCTTTTAAAAACTCAAAGTTACTCAAAATTTCATCCCCTTTATTTAAATACACTTCTAATAATTAAAACATATTTTTGTTTTCAGTTTTTTTATTATAAATTTACTTCATTAATTCTTGCTATATAAAACTTCTTAGTACAATTATTCAATTATGAATTTAAATAACCCTATAATGGCAAATACTAAAAAAGCTACAGAACCAATCAATCTTATTATCTGAAATACTAACATTTTTATATCTTTAGATAATTCACCCATAAATACTTCACCCCTACTCTTAATATATTTTATTCACTAAATAACTCACCATTAAAAGCTCTTTGCATTAAAGAATTAAAATTATCTTCTAATTCCTTTAAACTCTTCTCCATTTTAAGTTTTAATCTGTCTGTCTGTTTAACAAAATCAGCAAATTGGTTTTGAAGTTCTATATTAGGAATAGGTATAAGAATTTTTTGAAGTTCTTTACTTCTAATCCCTTGTGCTGAGCTACCAGTTTTATATTTATCTATATCTATCTTAAATGGCATACTTTGCATATATTGAGCAAGAAATACATTATTTAATAATTTCTCTTTACCTTGCATGGTTATAACCCTCTGACCCATTGCAAATTTATTTAAATCATTTGGTATTCTACATACGTTACCAAATGTATGCCCCTCAGTAACAAAAAGTACATCTCCAGCAACAGGGAATCCTCTTTTCATCCATGAATCATAAGTTTCTTCTGATATATATTCATCGATATATTTAAAAAATCCATTTCCTACTGATTTTGCATTTATAATTCTAATTCCACTTTCTGAAAGAGTTGGAGTCTTTCCACGATAATCTATAAATGTAGTACATTTTTCTAACGGTAATTTATGTTCATTTTTTAAAGTACCAAACATCTCGATAAATTGTGATTTAGTTAATTCATCTAATGCTTGTATTTGTTCTTTTCTTTTATCAATTAATTCTTGTGCTTTATCTAATACTTTAGCAATTTTGATTTGTACATTAATAGTTGGCAAAATAATTTCTGTATTTGCAATATAATCAGCTAATTTGAGATTAATTATACCGGTTGTTTTATTTTGATATTTTAGAACTTTTCTTTTATTATATAAATCTTTCATCAAATACAGAGAATACTTACTATTAATTAGTTTTTGGGGTCTCAATATAGACGTAAAATTATTGCAAAAATATATTTCATTACCACCTTCTTCAAAAATAACAACTCTTCCAACAGGTTGTGTTGGACTTCCTCCTGATTTTTCAATAATAATATCACCTTGTTTTAGTATTTTACTTCTATGTTTATTTATATCAATCTCCCTTTCAACAACATCATTTAAATTCAATCTCCCTAAATTGGTAAAATTAGTTGTTCTTAAAACTTTAACACCTTTCTTTCCTTCCTCTAACTCACTACCCCATTCCCCACTAATAGGTTTCTGAAAAATATCACTTAATTTATATTTCATATTCTACACCCCAAGCATTCTTTCTAATTCTTCTAGTCCTTGAGTTATTTCCTTCTCTAAAGATTTAACTCTATCTAAAATAACACTTGGAGCATCATAATGAACTTCTTCATATTCTATTTCTTTATATTTATTTATTGATAAATCATATCCATTATCTCTAATTTCTTCTACTGGTACGAAGAAGCTTTGTTCTGTTCTTTTTCTTTCTTCTTCTTTATCTAGGTTATTAAATCTTTCTATGATGTCATTTATGTCGTTATCTTCTATAGGATTTCTTTTATCGTCTAGGGAGTATCCATCTGCTTTCATATCGTAGAACCATACTTTATCTGTTCCACCTGTACCTGTTTTAGTGAATATCATTATTGCTGTAGACACCCCTGCATATGGTTTAAATACTCCAGATGGCATTGATATTATTGCTTCTAATTTATGGTTTTCAACTATTTCTTTTCTTATGGATTTATGACCACCTGTTGAACCAAATAAAACTCCATCAGGTACTATAGATGCACATCTTCCACCTGCTTTTAGTATTCTTAAGAATAGTGCTAAGAATAAAAGTTCTGTTTTCTTTGTTTTAGTTACTTTTAAAAGATCTGCTGATACTGCTTCATAGTCTAAGCTACCTTTAAATGGAGGATTTGCTAATACTAATGTGAATTTATCATTATCAGTATTTACTTCAGATAAGGAATCTTTATATTCTATATTAGGATTATCAACACCATGTAGCATCATGTTCATAGCACCTATTCTAAGCATTGTTCTATCCATATCAAACCCATAGAACATATTATTATTAAAATGTTCTTTTAACCCTTGAACTAGGAATAAGTCTGCATGATTTTGTCTTAAATATTGTTGTGAAGAAACTAAAAATCCTGCTGAACCTGCTGCTGGATCAATAATAATATCTTCTGGTGTTGGTTTCATTAAATTAACCATCATATCAATTATGTGTCTTGGTGTTCTAAATTGTCCATTTGTTCCTGCTGTAGCTACTTTTGATAATAGATACTCATATAAATCTCCCTTAGTATCTTTATCTTTCTCAAACTTAATATTGTTAATTCCATCAACTATTTTTGAAAGCATAAGTGGTGTTGGAATTTTAAATATTGCATCTCCCATATACTTTGCATATGCCGATTCTTTATTTCCATGTAGATTTTTTATAAATGGAAATACCTCATTTTGTACTATTAAATACATTTTTTCTGGATCACCTTCATTAGAAAATTTACTCCATCTTAAATGTTGTTTATCCTCTGGAAATGTTCTTTCAAAATCTATACTTAATATTGAAGCCTCTGCTTCTTTAGTTGTTTCAACATCATCTAACCCTTTTATAAATAAAAGATATGTAAACTGCTCAATTACTTCTAATGGATTAGTTATTCCACCAGTCCAAAAAGTTTCCCAAATTTTATCTACTTTACTTTTTAATTCACCTGTAATCATTATTTAGACCTCCTATATTATGTACTTTTATTTTACTATGTTTTACATCTTTTTTCTATTTATAATTATAAATACAAATTTGATTATAATAACCACATCTACAAAATAATTATATGGAGATATTGTTTAATTATCCAAATAAAAAGCAACTAATAAGATAATTTAATCTTGTTAGTTGCTTTTATAATATCTATTTCTTTATAATATATATATTTTTATTAGCTTTTTGAGGCATATAATGGATTTGCCTCTCCAATCAATTCTGAGTATTCTTCTTTTAATTCAGAAAAAGCTTCAACAACTTCATTAGGTATATCAACATGTGCAATGAAACCTTTTTCTTTAGGGCCGTACCCATAAATATCCTCAGATAGTCTTGGTATTTCCCCCATTAATAATGTAATGTAACGTTCCATATCCCACATTCCTTCAATATCAGTTTCATAAGCAAGGTTACCATCTTTAATAATTACTTTTGCAGTATATGCAGCAAAATTTATAATTGAAATATTATTTGGCATATATTTGCGAAGTACTGCTTCCATACGATTTTGCATAGTTGAATCCTGTACAAGAATTATATTATTAAACTTGATATTATTTTTTCTTAACAGTTCTACTAAAAATGTAGCATTATTACCACAATTTGTAGAGTTACATTCTTTTAATATGCATTACTTATGATACTCTATTTAAAATTATAAATTTTAATTATTTATTTCAAACAAAATAGTAGTCTATTCGTATATATATTATGAAAGCGAGGTGATCTAAAGTTTGAATATAGAAAATATGATTGATATTTACAAAGATGATGTTTATAAAATTTGCCTTAAATTAACAAGTAATAAAACAGATGCAGATGATCTTTTTCAAGAAACCTGGTTAAAGATATATAATAATCTTTATAAAATAGATAAACAAAAATCAATAAGGAACTGGATATATACAATTTGTATCAATACATATAAAGACTCATATTCAAAAAAGAAACGATGGCTAAGGGTTATAACTGACTTCTTTGATTCTAAAGTTAAGCATGAAATTATGGAGCAGCAAACATCAAGCATAGATGAAACTGAACTTATAGTCTTTAATAATATTGAAAAAGAAAGAATTCAGAAACTCGTTAAAACCTTAGATGAAAAATATAAACTTCCAATAATAATGTATTATTATTTAGATTACAGCTATAGTGATATAGCAACAACTTTGAATATACCTGTTGGTACAGTAAAATATCGACTTAATCATGGAAAGAAATTATTAAAAACAAAACTTAAAAACATTTTATAAAAGGAGGATAAATAATGAAAGAAGATCAATTTAATAAACTTATTAAAAATAGTTTAATGGATGAATGTACTTTATCCCCAGAAGAAGCTTTAATAGAAACTACTAAAAACTTAATTAAAAAGAAAAAAAGGCGTGATTTATGGATAAATAAAATGTATATACTTTTCTTAGTTCTTATATGTTTAATATTTTCTATTAAAGCAATTTATTTATCTATACAAAGCCAAAACATTACCTTAATACTTAGTTTAACTTTAAGTTTTGCTTGTGTGTTAATTCTAAATTTCATTTATAGATATGAAATAATTAACTTTCTTAAAATAAAGGGGGATATAGTATGAGCACATTAACTTTAGCTTTTATATTTTATGTTTTTTACCTTGTAACGAAACTGTTATTGAGCTTTTATGTATATAAAGATGCAGAAGACTTACAATTAAACTCTAAAATTTGGTCAACAATTACTATGTTATTTCCAAATTACATTGGATTTGTATTCTACTTAATTATTAAAACTGTAAAAATTAATAAAGAACTTAATGAAAAAAATAGTAATATAAGTATAAAAAAATTTAAAAAACCTATTTTATTAATAACATCTATTTTATTTCTTGGAACTTCTTATTACTTTTTGGGAGATTACTTTAGTAGTACCTTTAGCTCTAAATTTAATAATTATAATGAAGCAACAATATTGATGGAAAATGGTTGGATTTCAAGTGAAATACCAAATACAGCTACAAACATTTATGAGGTTCACGACTTGGATACAAACATAGGTAATGGTGTTTTTAATCTATCTGAAAAAGAAGCTAAAGAATTCTTTGAAACATTAAACCCAATTGAAAAAAATGAAGTATTAAAAATGAAAAGTATTAGAAAAAGATGGTGGAATAAAAAGGAGATTGAAAAAAATATTAAAAATGATAAGTATCTACTAGGAGAAAAGGGGAATTTCCTTTATGCAATTGACCCAAATGGTAATGTTTATTTTTGGATTAAATAGTATATAATTAATAAAAAAATTTCTAAATAGCATTAAAAATTACTGTTTGGTAACTCTATATTTTACACATTATCTTGTATATTTAATTGATTTTGTAATAATAAAAACTTCGTATATACTAATTGTAAATACGAAGTTTTTATTATTACTTTATTCTATTTTAAACTTATTAATTTCAACTTTTAAAAGTTCTGCTTTTTCTTTTAAATCATTAGATTGATTTTTGAACATTTTAATAGCTTCTCCTTGTTCTTCAATTGAAGATGTAACTTCTTCTGTACAACTTGCAGTTTCTTCTGATACTGATACTATATTATTTATAGATGAAACCATACCATTATTAGCATTATTCATCTCATTAATAAATATATTTACATCATTTATCATATTCTTTATATTTTCCGTAGTCTCAGTAATATTTTCAAAAGCACTATTAACATCATTTACTGCATTAACTTGTTCTATTGAACTGTGATTTATCTCTTGCATCATTTTAACACTATTTGAAATCTCTGATTTAATATCGTATATTATTTTAGCTATATCTTTAGTTGATACCTTTGATGCTTCAGCTAGTTTTTGAACTTCTCCAGCTACCACACTAAATCCCTTACCAAGCTCCCCTGCTCTAGCTGCTTCTATTGACGCATTTAATGATAATAATTGTGTCTGTTCTGATATATTATTAAGAGTTTCTAAAATCTTTTCTATTGATTTAGACTTTTCATTTAAATTATCAACACTTTCTTCCGTCTTCCTTATAATTTCAATATTATTTTGGGTCTTATATTTTAAATCCTCTACCTTGATAATACCTTCTTCAGTAACACTAGTAGAATTATTAGCTTCCTTAATCATTAAACTACTTTTTTCAGTTAAGCTACTAAATTTATCGGTCATATTAATACCAAGTGCCAAACTACATTCTGCATCTTTTGCTTGAGATGATGCTCCTACTGCAATTTCATTAACTGCAATATTTATTTCATTTGCTACTTTTGTGGCTTGTTCAGCTTTTTCATTTAAAACAATTGAACTATCTGTTATTATGTTAGTTAATCCTTTAGTATCTTTAATTAACTCTGAAACATTTTTTATCATTTCATTTAGGCTATTTGATAAAGTACCAATTTCATTTTTCCCATCATGTTTAGAAACTATAGTGAAATCTCCAGTTGCAGCTTTAGATAATAAGCCTGATATATGTATTATAGGATTTGCAATTTTCTTAGATAATATGCTTATAAGTACTATTGATAAAATTAATATTATGATACTTGCAACTACTACGCCCTTAATTACTGTTACTATTATACTTTTAGCTGTTGACTCTTTTTGTATTGTAACAACACCCCAATTATCTGAATTTCCCACTAATTCTATAGGAGAATATGATGCATAGTAATTTTTTCCGTCTAAATCTTTAAACTTAAAGCTTCCTTCATTATGTAAAAGTAATTCTTCTATAATTTTCTTATATCCATTAGATACTTCAATTGGTTCTTCTTTAATCTTTTCTTTTCCATTTCCATCTAATATTGGTTTGCCACTACCATCCATAATCTTTGTAGTCTTAGTTAATTTTTTATAATTATATCTTTCTTCCATTATTGTATTATTAGGATGGGCTATAACTGCACCTTCTCCATCAATAACAAAAGAATATCTTCCTTCTTCTTCATTTGAATTTTCATTTATTAATTGCCTTAGATAGTCTAATTTAATATTACTTCCAATTACACCTACTGGCTTACCGTTTGAATACATTGGAATAAAAATAGATGTAACTAACTTATTGGATGTACTTGATTTAAATGATTTAAATACAAATGGCTTCATTTCTTCTTTCATTTTTATAAAGTAATCTCTTCCTGAGCGGTCTAATAATTTTCCTTCTGATTTTCCTGTTTGCATTCCATTCATATTTTGAACATATAGTAATTCAAAAAACTCATTTCTTCTTTGTGCTTCTAACAACACATTATGTTGTGTATCAGTATTCATACTTAATATTCTTGGATCTACAGATAAATCTTCTGTAACTTTGTATGCCTTGTCTATAAATGCAGATAAGTTTCTAGATATAAGCGTAGATACAGTTTCATTATTTTTATTGATTTGTGAATCATATACTTTAGATAATATAGCATTTATTGATAAAACAATTCCTAAAGTTAAAATTAATACAATTGATACCATCATAAATATTAATTCTGTCCTTATGTTTCTAGTATTTGAGCTAAACTTAATTTTTCTCATATTATATATCCTCTTTTCTTTTAATCATACCATTATATATCGATAAATTTCTCCAAATTATTTAGCAGTAATTTATATTTATTACTTTTTTTCCATTTCTCTAAATATATTTATCATAATCTTTATAAAAATATAATAAAGCTCATCTACTTGTGATAAAGTTCTCTTTTTCTTATATATTCTAATATATACCCTATTCCCATACCTATAAAACTTCCAGCTGTACCCCACATAAAGTTATCTGTAATAAATCCAATTGCTGTTCCAATTATAAAACAGGCAAGAATTAAATTCACTGATAGCTCATCATCTTCCTCAACTTCCTCAACTTCCTCATCTCTATCATACTCTATTTCATTATTATCACATGATTTACTTGATTCAATTGTATCTTCACTTTTAGTTTTATCATCATTAATTATCAAATCATCTAAAGTTACATTAAATATACCTTTTAATAATATAAGGTTATCTATATCGGGATATGTTTTACCTGATTCCCATTTTGATACAGCTTGACGAGATACATTTAACATTTCAGCAAGTTGCTCCTGTGATAAACCTTTTTCTTTTCTTAACTTCTTTATATTTTCTCCTAAATTCACTATAATCACCTCATCTTAACTTAATTATAATTATTTATTGATAACCTCACAATTATAGTGTAGTTGCTTTTTGTTAACTTATAGTTGCATTCCTTAATCTTAAAGCAATGATTTATGTTCTTTTAATAAAAAACCGTATCACTTACTTGTGATACGCTTCTCCATACCTAGTACAAGTGAGGTTTTTATTTTTATATATTTTATATTTACAATGGTGTAATAAATTTTACATAACGTCGCCTATCTCCTGCGCTCTCTAAACTGTACTCCCTAAACCATTCTCCAATGTCATGTTTGTCACTAGTTAAGATATGTAAATACCTAAAAAAATTTTTGTCTATATATAATTTTACTAATAAAAATAATCCTAATTATAAATTCTAATAACTAACAATATTCTGTATTTTTATAATTTCACCTCTAATATTATTGGATAGTGAGTTTAAAAAATGAAATGTTTCATACTCGTCTTCATTTAAATTCAATAATTTGCTTGCTATATTTGTAATTCTATTTTCATCTTCTAAAGAATAATACGAAAACCTCCACTTTGAATTAGGCCACTTTGCTCGAATTTGTTTAAGATATGGAATGTCTACCTCACCCAAAGATAAGCCATAAACATTAATGCAATCTAACTTGTCACCTATTCTTTTATAAAATGTATTACATATATCCATATGCTTATTAACATCTTTTTTTAATCTTTCAATGTATCTTAATAAACAATTGTATTCATTAATGCTATTACTCATTGTTTGTGTAAAATCATATTTTTCCTCAAGTTCATCAATATATTTCTTTATTTCATTAATTCGCTGATTATTGCCATGTCCAATAATTAATTCATCATCTTCTTCGCCGCAACATTCACCATGCACATAATGGATTTTATCATCAGAAATTTTATACAGCTGTTGTAGTGTATGTGTATAATTAAATTAAATAAAATAATCATCACTATTAAACAATATTACACTATCTATTTTTTTTATCATTCTTGCAATAATATCATAATTTTCATCCTTATCCAATGTATTTATAACCCATTGAACAAAGTATCTCTTTAGGCTTTCAGCAACTTTATCTTCATTCATTTCAATATCTACTGGGTCATTATATTCCAAACCTAAATCATCTTCGTGTGTGTCAATAATGAAAAATTCATCTACTTCTCCTAGATGCCTCTCAAAATCTTTCCAAAATATATCCTCAACGACATACTCATAGTCATGAGCTATTGGAGGACCAATTGGTTTCATATACCTAAAGTTATACATCTTCCCTACCTCTTCATAAAATTCTGTATTATTCATTATAAGGTAGCATCCAAAATAATAATAACTACTCGGTAACCCATGATATAAATCAAAACCATTACCAATAATATTTAAATTCAAATATCTCACCTCTACTCTAACTAGTCACAAATTATACAAAAACTAATTATCCAAATTCTCCTCTAATCATTTTTCATAATTAAATTTTATACAATCCTTGTACTTTCCAAGGTACTATTACCCACTCTCCGCCTTTTTCATTGAGTAACAATGGTCTATCCTTTTCACCTTGATAAACTACTCCAAATTCTAAATCTTCAATAAATATTTTATTAGTACTTTCCCATTTTGCTTCTACTAATACTCTTCTTAATGAAATCGCACGCTCTTCTACTTCTATTAATCTATATGATATTAGTTCTTTGTTTTTAAATAGCTCTTTACATAGTTTGGGTCTTAATCCTTGTGACTTTTCATAATTAAACATTTTATCTAATATCTTAGAAAGTTGTCCATAATTCTTCTTGTCCCAATACTCAAAAATTTTAAGCACCTTTTGAATATATTCATAATCATTATATTCTTCATATTTACCACTCTCAGGTATAGTGCTGCCAATAGTCACGATTCTTGGTTTCCATGAATCAATTATTTTTTTATCTTCTTGATTTTTATTAAACTGTGTTATTATTTCTTTAAAACTTACTGGCTTTTGTGCTTCAATAAATCTTTCTCTCCTAGAATCTTCGCTTTTTTTATTAGTCATCCAATCATGAATTGCAAAAAGTAATACGATACATTTACTAGACACAAATATATTATCATAATTTAAATCTCTGCCATGCAATATTCCATTTCTATATGGTAAATAAATCACATCAGTATTTGTTTTCTTTCGACCTTTACAATAAATATTTTTTATTTTACTTAGGCCGCTACTACAGCCAACCAAACAATCCCAAGCACTTACATCAGTTCCTTCCGCAAAGAAACCTTTACTTTTTGTATAATCATTTACTGCACCATCTATAATCATTAAAAACAAAGGAACACTTGCATGATATCTTCCTTCTTTATGGTCTTCAAATGCTTTTAAAATCAAATTATACCTTACAAGAAGTTCTTCACAATTATTCTTCAAAAAAAAAGAGAGACTCTTCAACCTTAGAAGAATAATATGTAATTAATACCTTTTCAGCCATCTCTTCCCCATTTTCATCATATACTTTATTTACTTCTTCTATCAATGTTGAACTTAATTTATCATAAACTATCCATCCTTTATCAGAAAATCGTTCATTAAATAATTCTATTTGACTAATAAATTTATTCAAATTATTCTCTGCTTCTCTTATTTGCCTTTTAACATCCTCTCCCCCTAGGAATCCTAACAGCTTCATACCCTTTATTTCATCCTTCATCTTTTTTATACTAGGTATTTCATCAACTATACTTTTTATATTAATCACCTCTCAAAAATTTATTTTTTCATAAACCTCATTTGTTATTTGATATAATAATTATACTATATTTTCCATAAGTATAATAATATTTATCTTATTTATGATATGGTATTTTTACTTATAAAAATAGTCTTAACCTAGTAATATCAATGGTTAAGACTATAAACCTCACTTATTTGTGATACGGTTCACCGTCAA from Clostridium septicum includes these protein-coding regions:
- a CDS encoding DEAD/DEAH box helicase family protein, which translates into the protein MLSNFEFLKGKKNFESFTNPCLEAEKSILVSPATTAILSRRALELAVKWVYSFDSDLVLPYQDNISSLIHNNSFIELIDYEMLPIIKYVIKLGNVAVHTNASISRGEAILSLNNLHKFISWIDYCYADDYTAEEFDEDVLLEGDEKRVRPEELKNLYEKLSSKDKKIEEIRKHNKDLIKELTEKRKSSKENYDFNIDEISEFETRKKYIDVELKLAGWNIGSDVDEEVKVIGMPNNEGVGYVDYVLCGDNGKPLAVVEAKRTSKDPKVGQQQAKLYADCLEHQYGQRPVIFFTNGFETYIWDDYNEYSERRIYGFYKKSELQLLVDRRKSKISLSKIDIKDEISNRYYQKEAIVNVCEALERRERKMLLVCATGTGKTRTAISLVDVLSRHNWIKNILFLADRKALVRQAKNNFSKLLPNLPLCNLLDNRDNPEEARMIFSTYPTMMNAIDETKSKDGKRLFTPGHFDLIIVDESHRSIYKKFKAIFDYYDSYLIGLTATPKDEIDKNTYTVFDLENGVPTYAYEYDKAVEDRFLVDYSTIEVKSKIMEDGIKYDDLSQEEKEEFEATFEDDENVDKEIGNTAVNEWLFNADTIDLVLNKLMTEGLRIEGGEKLGKTIIFAKNSRHAKAIVDRFNTIYKEYGGNFAKVIDYSTNYVETLIDDFSDKNKLPQIAVSVDMLDTGIDIPEILNLVFFKKVRSKTKFWQMIGRGTRLCKDLLGLDKDKEKFLILDFCNNFEFFRVNPKGYEGGKVETITEKLFNIKVEIIKELQDLKYSDSEYIDLRKELVDELLNSIKGLNEDNFLVRMNLNYVQKFKNEKEWEALGAVSVNNLKEHVSMLITPLNDDELAKRFDLVMYNIQFAYLKGTNATRGIKSVIDTAEQLSKLGTIPQIQQQKYVIEKVMSESFWESADIFELDGVREALRELIKYLEKKGQLIYYTEFKDMIISEERNASIYNVNDLKNYRKKVEHYLSEHKDEIAIYKLRNNKKLTKDDIKHLEDVMFTELGSQSDYQKEFGDTPITKLVRNMVGLDRNAANEAFSEFLNNENLNSFQIHFIKLIVDYIVKNGMIDNNIVLTEDPFKTVGNIVELFEDNIEVRGKILSVIKEIKDNAIEVS
- a CDS encoding type I restriction-modification system subunit M — its product is MITGELKSKVDKIWETFWTGGITNPLEVIEQFTYLLFIKGLDDVETTKEAEASILSIDFERTFPEDKQHLRWSKFSNEGDPEKMYLIVQNEVFPFIKNLHGNKESAYAKYMGDAIFKIPTPLMLSKIVDGINNIKFEKDKDTKGDLYEYLLSKVATAGTNGQFRTPRHIIDMMVNLMKPTPEDIIIDPAAGSAGFLVSSQQYLRQNHADLFLVQGLKEHFNNNMFYGFDMDRTMLRIGAMNMMLHGVDNPNIEYKDSLSEVNTDNDKFTLVLANPPFKGSLDYEAVSADLLKVTKTKKTELLFLALFLRILKAGGRCASIVPDGVLFGSTGGHKSIRKEIVENHKLEAIISMPSGVFKPYAGVSTAIMIFTKTGTGGTDKVWFYDMKADGYSLDDKRNPIEDNDINDIIERFNNLDKEEERKRTEQSFFVPVEEIRDNGYDLSINKYKEIEYEEVHYDAPSVILDRVKSLEKEITQGLEELERMLGV
- a CDS encoding restriction endonuclease subunit S, with amino-acid sequence MKYKLSDIFQKPISGEWGSELEEGKKGVKVLRTTNFTNLGRLNLNDVVEREIDINKHRSKILKQGDIIIEKSGGSPTQPVGRVVIFEEGGNEIYFCNNFTSILRPQKLINSKYSLYLMKDLYNKRKVLKYQNKTTGIINLKLADYIANTEIILPTINVQIKIAKVLDKAQELIDKRKEQIQALDELTKSQFIEMFGTLKNEHKLPLEKCTTFIDYRGKTPTLSESGIRIINAKSVGNGFFKYIDEYISEETYDSWMKRGFPVAGDVLFVTEGHTFGNVCRIPNDLNKFAMGQRVITMQGKEKLLNNVFLAQYMQSMPFKIDIDKYKTGSSAQGIRSKELQKILIPIPNIELQNQFADFVKQTDRLKLKMEKSLKELEDNFNSLMQRAFNGELFSE